A DNA window from Hevea brasiliensis isolate MT/VB/25A 57/8 chromosome 2, ASM3005281v1, whole genome shotgun sequence contains the following coding sequences:
- the LOC110669501 gene encoding uncharacterized protein LOC110669501: protein MAKIPSSAAGAATVSSLSEETSSVSTETIISNDLPPGSAEEIMELFDHSGVSSFLPENYNCKNFFSDLIRPLLKADLVQRGRVTCIFSVLPAVTNYFKGLHGGAVASIAERVAIACARTVVAEDKHLFLGELSISYLSAALQNEVVLVDGSIVRSGRNLSVVAMEFKIKKTRKLVYTARATFYHMPVAKL, encoded by the exons ATGGCGAAAATCCCCAGCTCCGCCGCTGGCGCGGCCACCGTTTCGTCTCTGTCGGAAGAAACATCATCTGTTTCGACAGAAACAATAATCTCCAATGACTTGCCTCCAGGTTCTGCGGAGGAGATCATGGAGCTTTTCGACCACAGCGGGGTCTCTAGCTTTCTCCCTGAAAACTACAATTGCAAAAACTTCTTTTCTGATCTCATTCGCCCTCTCCTCAAGGCTGACCTTGTCCAACGGGGCCGCGTTACCTGCATCTTTTCTGTCCTACCTGCCGTTACT AATTATTTTAAAGGACTTCACGGTGGGGCTGTGGCATCTATAGCTGAGAGAGTGGCGATTGCTTGTGCTAGAACTGTCGTGGCAGAAGATAAACATCTCTTCCTTGGTGAACTGAGCATATCTTATCTCTCTGCCGCACTACAAAAT GAAGTTGTGTTAGTTGATGGGTCTATAGTGAGGAGCGGAAGAAATTTATCTGTAGTTGCCATGGAGTTCAAAATCAAGAAAACTAGGAAGCTGGTCTACACTGCCCGTGCTACTTTCTATCACATGCCTGTTGCCAAGCTATGA
- the LOC110669464 gene encoding transcription factor MYB3R-2 isoform X2 — protein sequence MGEELEEALSDSEKGSLVSSCDPVHTTSANNAVTNPISIKGRTTGPTRRSTKGGWTEEEDKILVAAVEKFNCRNWKKIAECVPDRTDVQCLHRWQKVLNPDLVKGTWKKEGNKKWSEIAKHLPGRIGKQCRERWYNHLNPEIKRTAWTKEEELTLIKAHKIYGNKWAELAKFLHGRTENSIKNHWNCSMKKKLESCPASEFDLYSYNTKAESRTFDVDNQSLNLVHSCSLDLGLGNATTRERQLSTSDKQNCKYPEIESTFGTMDARALTAFYLTGVKCRKSDNNANTNWSNKLINASSDDVARLQSPELSKTVNSLHSGALSVPLTLSLTTPISVAGCDNKTGEFDFKRKVVGGLKDVKELNCGVLSCESLQLKDGNILLQNVSYSSTDSCIRTAGSPVSSCALANQISHNWGSPESILRSAASSFKSTPSIIRKRSFKTSRQADNATHCDHVCKLEDNVENLSLHLCTCNKDGDNKMDPSNEKQPFLSPAKSQKLEKCLEDAFNVECHSDSERSRAFASHDSCGDN from the exons ATGGGAGAGGAACTTGAGGAAGCTCTTTCTGACTCTGAAAAGGGTAGTTTAGTTTCTTCATGTGATCCAGTCCACACTACCTCTGCTAATAATGCAGTCACaaatccgatctctattaaagg GAGGACAACAGGTCCTACCAGACGATCAACAAAGGGAGGCTGGACAGAGGAGGAG GATAAAATTTTAGTTGCAGCAGTCGAAAAGTTCAATTGCAGAAACTGGAAGAAAATTG ctGAATGTGTTCCTGATAGAACAGATGTTCAATGTCTACATCGCTGGCAGAAGGTTCTGAACCCTGATCTTGTTAAAGGAACATGGAAAAAGGAG GGGAATAAGAAATGGTCAGAAATAGCAAAACATTTACCTGGCCGCATAGGGAAGCAATGCCGAGAAAG GTGGTACAACCATTTGAACCCAGAGATAAAAAGAACTGCTTGGACCAAAGAGGAAGAATTGACTCTCATCAAGGCCCATAAAATATATGGGAATAAGTGGGCTGAGCTAGCGAAGTTTCTTCATGGAAG GACTGAGAATTCAATAAAGAATCACTGGAACTGCTCAATGAAAAAGAAATTAGAATCATGTCCGGCTTCTGAATTTGACCTATACAGTTATAACACAAAAGCAGAAAGCAGGACATTTGACGTGGACAATCAAAGCCTGAACTTAGTGCATTCTTGTTCATTGGATTTGGGTCTTGGAAATGCTACGACAAGAGAGCGTCAATTGTCAACTTCAGATAAACAAAATTGTAAATATCCAGAAATAGAATCAACATTTGGAACCATGGATGCTAGAGCTTTAACTGCATTCTATCTAACTGGTGTAAAGTGCAGAAAAAGTGACAATAATGCCAACACTAACTGGtccaataaattaattaatgcttCTTCGGATGATGTTGCAAGGCTTCAATCTCCTGAGCTATCAAAAACTGTAAATTCTTTGCATTCTGGAGCACTTTCTGTACCTTTGACTCTTTCTTTGACTACTCCTATCAGTGTTGCAGGTTGTGATAATAAAACAG GCGAATTTGATTTTAAAAGGAAAGTTGTTGGAGGCCTTAAAGATGTGAAGGAACTTAATTGTGGTGTCTTGAGTTGTGAATCACTCCAACTTAAAGATGGGAATATTCTTCTTCAAAATGTAAGTTATTCAAGTACTGATAGCTGCATTAGAACAGCAGGTAGTCCAGTTTCCTCTTGTGCTCTAGCAAACCAAATTTCTCATAATTGGGGCAGTCCTGAATCCATATTGAGGAGCGCTGCAAGTAGCTTCAAAAGCACACCATcaataataagaaaaagaagttttaaaACTTCAAGGCAAGCTGACAATGCTACTCATTGTGATCATGTTTGCAAACTAGAAGACAATGTAGAGAACCTGTCACTGCATTTATGTACCTGTAACAAAGATGGTGACAATAAAATGGATCCATCAAATGAAAAGCAGCCTTTTCTTTCTCCTGCAAAGTCTCAGAAGCTTGAAAAATGCTTGGAAGATGCATTTAATGTAGAATGTCATTCAGACAGTGAAAGATCTAGAGCATTTGCTTCTCATGATTCTTGTGGTGACAACTAA
- the LOC110669464 gene encoding transcription factor MYB3R-2 isoform X1 produces the protein MGEELEEALSDSEKGSLVSSCDPVHTTSANNAVTNPISIKGRTTGPTRRSTKGGWTEEEDKILVAAVEKFNCRNWKKIAECVPDRTDVQCLHRWQKVLNPDLVKGTWKKEEDALILDLVVKQGNKKWSEIAKHLPGRIGKQCRERWYNHLNPEIKRTAWTKEEELTLIKAHKIYGNKWAELAKFLHGRTENSIKNHWNCSMKKKLESCPASEFDLYSYNTKAESRTFDVDNQSLNLVHSCSLDLGLGNATTRERQLSTSDKQNCKYPEIESTFGTMDARALTAFYLTGVKCRKSDNNANTNWSNKLINASSDDVARLQSPELSKTVNSLHSGALSVPLTLSLTTPISVAGCDNKTGEFDFKRKVVGGLKDVKELNCGVLSCESLQLKDGNILLQNVSYSSTDSCIRTAGSPVSSCALANQISHNWGSPESILRSAASSFKSTPSIIRKRSFKTSRQADNATHCDHVCKLEDNVENLSLHLCTCNKDGDNKMDPSNEKQPFLSPAKSQKLEKCLEDAFNVECHSDSERSRAFASHDSCGDN, from the exons ATGGGAGAGGAACTTGAGGAAGCTCTTTCTGACTCTGAAAAGGGTAGTTTAGTTTCTTCATGTGATCCAGTCCACACTACCTCTGCTAATAATGCAGTCACaaatccgatctctattaaagg GAGGACAACAGGTCCTACCAGACGATCAACAAAGGGAGGCTGGACAGAGGAGGAG GATAAAATTTTAGTTGCAGCAGTCGAAAAGTTCAATTGCAGAAACTGGAAGAAAATTG ctGAATGTGTTCCTGATAGAACAGATGTTCAATGTCTACATCGCTGGCAGAAGGTTCTGAACCCTGATCTTGTTAAAGGAACATGGAAAAAGGAG GAAGATGCTCTGATTCTTGACCTTGTTGTGAAGCAGGGGAATAAGAAATGGTCAGAAATAGCAAAACATTTACCTGGCCGCATAGGGAAGCAATGCCGAGAAAG GTGGTACAACCATTTGAACCCAGAGATAAAAAGAACTGCTTGGACCAAAGAGGAAGAATTGACTCTCATCAAGGCCCATAAAATATATGGGAATAAGTGGGCTGAGCTAGCGAAGTTTCTTCATGGAAG GACTGAGAATTCAATAAAGAATCACTGGAACTGCTCAATGAAAAAGAAATTAGAATCATGTCCGGCTTCTGAATTTGACCTATACAGTTATAACACAAAAGCAGAAAGCAGGACATTTGACGTGGACAATCAAAGCCTGAACTTAGTGCATTCTTGTTCATTGGATTTGGGTCTTGGAAATGCTACGACAAGAGAGCGTCAATTGTCAACTTCAGATAAACAAAATTGTAAATATCCAGAAATAGAATCAACATTTGGAACCATGGATGCTAGAGCTTTAACTGCATTCTATCTAACTGGTGTAAAGTGCAGAAAAAGTGACAATAATGCCAACACTAACTGGtccaataaattaattaatgcttCTTCGGATGATGTTGCAAGGCTTCAATCTCCTGAGCTATCAAAAACTGTAAATTCTTTGCATTCTGGAGCACTTTCTGTACCTTTGACTCTTTCTTTGACTACTCCTATCAGTGTTGCAGGTTGTGATAATAAAACAG GCGAATTTGATTTTAAAAGGAAAGTTGTTGGAGGCCTTAAAGATGTGAAGGAACTTAATTGTGGTGTCTTGAGTTGTGAATCACTCCAACTTAAAGATGGGAATATTCTTCTTCAAAATGTAAGTTATTCAAGTACTGATAGCTGCATTAGAACAGCAGGTAGTCCAGTTTCCTCTTGTGCTCTAGCAAACCAAATTTCTCATAATTGGGGCAGTCCTGAATCCATATTGAGGAGCGCTGCAAGTAGCTTCAAAAGCACACCATcaataataagaaaaagaagttttaaaACTTCAAGGCAAGCTGACAATGCTACTCATTGTGATCATGTTTGCAAACTAGAAGACAATGTAGAGAACCTGTCACTGCATTTATGTACCTGTAACAAAGATGGTGACAATAAAATGGATCCATCAAATGAAAAGCAGCCTTTTCTTTCTCCTGCAAAGTCTCAGAAGCTTGAAAAATGCTTGGAAGATGCATTTAATGTAGAATGTCATTCAGACAGTGAAAGATCTAGAGCATTTGCTTCTCATGATTCTTGTGGTGACAACTAA
- the LOC110669503 gene encoding digalactosyldiacylglycerol synthase 2, chloroplastic isoform X1: MDKKRHIAIFTTASLPWLTGTAVNPLFRAAYLAKDGDRKVTLVIPWLSLKHQKLVYPNNITFSSPSEQEAHVRQWLEERIPFVAHFSICFYPGKFAVDKGSILAAGDISEVIPDEEADIAILEEPEHLTWFHHGKRWKTKFRLVIGIVHTNYLEYVKREKHGRVKAFMLKYANSWVVDIYCHKVIRLSAATQDYSKSIICNVHGVNPKFLEIGLQSRRHDFTKGTYYIGKMVWSKGYKELLKLLRDHQKELAGLEVDLYGSGEDSGQVQEAAKELELVVRVNPGRDHADPVFHEEVYICLIKATLQSYKVFLNPSTTDVVCTTTAEALAMGKIVICANHPSNDFFKQFPNCRTYDNSNEFVTAARKALTEQPAELTDAQRHALSWEAATERFLRVAELDQASAMKLEKGTSKNFASTSFNLGKNMEDASAYLHYVVSGLEVSRRAFGAFPGSLQPDKEQRQELGLAIPAGK; this comes from the exons ATGGACAAAAAACGGCATATTGCAATTTTTACCACTGCAAGCCTTCCATGGTTGACTGGAACTGCTGTCAACCCTTTGTTTCGTGCTGCGTATCTTGCAAAGGATGGAGATAGAAAGGTCACTTTGGTGATTCCTTGGTTGTCCTTGAAACATCAAAAGCTAGTATATCCCAATAACATCACATTTAGTTCACCCTCAGAGCAGGAAGCACATGTCCGCCAGTGGCTTGAAGAGAGAATTCCATTTGTTGCTCACTTCAGTATATGCTTTTATCCTGGGAAG TTTGCCGTAGATAAAGGAAGCATTCTTGCTGCAGGAGATATCTCTGAAGTCATCCCTGATGAAGAGGCAGACATTGCCATCCTTGAAGAGCCTGAGCATCTAACATGGTTTCATCATGGGAAGAGATGGAAAACTAAATTTCGCCTTGTGATAGGAATTGTACACACCAATTATTTGGAATATGTGAAGAGAGAGAAGCATGGACGAGTGAAAGCATTTATGCTTAAATATGCTAATAGCTGGGTTGTTGACATATATTGTCACaag GTAATTAGATTATCTGCTGCCACCCAGGATTATTCTAAATCCATTATCTGCAATGTTCATGGAGTGAATCCTAAGTTCCTTGAAATTGGCCTGCAAAGTAGGAGGCATGACTTCACTAAAGGCACTTACTACATTGGGAAAATGGTGTGGAGCAAAGGTTACAAGGAGCTGCTTAAACTTCTTCGTGATCACCAAAAGGAGTTGGCTGGGCTTGAGGTAGATTTATATGGCAGTGGAGAAGACTCTGGTCAAGTTCAGGAAGCTGCTAAAGAATTGGAACTGGTAGTGAGAGTGAACCCTGGGCGTGATCATGCCGATCCTGTATTCCATGA AGAAGTTTATATCTGCCTAATCAAGGCAAcacttcaaag TTATAAAGTGTTCCTGAATCCAAGCACTACAGATGTGGTTTGCACGACCACAGCTGAAGCATTAGCGATGGGAAAAATTGTTATATGTGCCAATCACCCCTCAAACGACTTCTTCAAGCAGTTCCCAAATTGCCGAACTTATGATAACAGCAATGAATTTGTGACAGCTGCACGTAAGGCTTTGACTGAACAACCTGCTGAGCTGACTGATGCACAGAGGCATGCACTGTCATGGGAGGCTGCCACCGAACGGTTTCTGAGAGTTGCTGAGTTGGACCAAGCATCTGCAATGAAACTGGAAAAAGGTACTTCAAAGAACTTTGCTTCAACATCTTTCAATCTAGGAAAAAACATGGAGGATGCGTCAGCATATCTGCATTATGTGGTTTCTGGACTTGAAGTATCAAGAAGAGCTTTTGGAGCATTTCCAGGTAGCCTGCAGCCAGATAAAGAGCAACGCCAGGAGCTAGGACTGGCTATTCCTGCAGGAAAATGA
- the LOC110669503 gene encoding digalactosyldiacylglycerol synthase 2, chloroplastic isoform X2 has translation MDKKRHIAIFTTASLPWLTGTAVNPLFRAAYLAKDGDRKVTLVIPWLSLKHQKLVYPNNITFSSPSEQEAHVRQWLEERIPFVAHFSICFYPGKFAVDKGSILAAGDISEVIPDEEADIAILEEPEHLTWFHHGKRWKTKFRLVIGIVHTNYLEYVKREKHGRVKAFMLKYANSWVVDIYCHKVIRLSAATQDYSKSIICNVHGVNPKFLEIGLQSRRHDFTKGTYYIGKMVWSKGYKELLKLLRDHQKELAGLEVDLYGSGEDSGQVQEAAKELELVVRVNPGRDHADPVFHDYKVFLNPSTTDVVCTTTAEALAMGKIVICANHPSNDFFKQFPNCRTYDNSNEFVTAARKALTEQPAELTDAQRHALSWEAATERFLRVAELDQASAMKLEKGTSKNFASTSFNLGKNMEDASAYLHYVVSGLEVSRRAFGAFPGSLQPDKEQRQELGLAIPAGK, from the exons ATGGACAAAAAACGGCATATTGCAATTTTTACCACTGCAAGCCTTCCATGGTTGACTGGAACTGCTGTCAACCCTTTGTTTCGTGCTGCGTATCTTGCAAAGGATGGAGATAGAAAGGTCACTTTGGTGATTCCTTGGTTGTCCTTGAAACATCAAAAGCTAGTATATCCCAATAACATCACATTTAGTTCACCCTCAGAGCAGGAAGCACATGTCCGCCAGTGGCTTGAAGAGAGAATTCCATTTGTTGCTCACTTCAGTATATGCTTTTATCCTGGGAAG TTTGCCGTAGATAAAGGAAGCATTCTTGCTGCAGGAGATATCTCTGAAGTCATCCCTGATGAAGAGGCAGACATTGCCATCCTTGAAGAGCCTGAGCATCTAACATGGTTTCATCATGGGAAGAGATGGAAAACTAAATTTCGCCTTGTGATAGGAATTGTACACACCAATTATTTGGAATATGTGAAGAGAGAGAAGCATGGACGAGTGAAAGCATTTATGCTTAAATATGCTAATAGCTGGGTTGTTGACATATATTGTCACaag GTAATTAGATTATCTGCTGCCACCCAGGATTATTCTAAATCCATTATCTGCAATGTTCATGGAGTGAATCCTAAGTTCCTTGAAATTGGCCTGCAAAGTAGGAGGCATGACTTCACTAAAGGCACTTACTACATTGGGAAAATGGTGTGGAGCAAAGGTTACAAGGAGCTGCTTAAACTTCTTCGTGATCACCAAAAGGAGTTGGCTGGGCTTGAGGTAGATTTATATGGCAGTGGAGAAGACTCTGGTCAAGTTCAGGAAGCTGCTAAAGAATTGGAACTGGTAGTGAGAGTGAACCCTGGGCGTGATCATGCCGATCCTGTATTCCATGA TTATAAAGTGTTCCTGAATCCAAGCACTACAGATGTGGTTTGCACGACCACAGCTGAAGCATTAGCGATGGGAAAAATTGTTATATGTGCCAATCACCCCTCAAACGACTTCTTCAAGCAGTTCCCAAATTGCCGAACTTATGATAACAGCAATGAATTTGTGACAGCTGCACGTAAGGCTTTGACTGAACAACCTGCTGAGCTGACTGATGCACAGAGGCATGCACTGTCATGGGAGGCTGCCACCGAACGGTTTCTGAGAGTTGCTGAGTTGGACCAAGCATCTGCAATGAAACTGGAAAAAGGTACTTCAAAGAACTTTGCTTCAACATCTTTCAATCTAGGAAAAAACATGGAGGATGCGTCAGCATATCTGCATTATGTGGTTTCTGGACTTGAAGTATCAAGAAGAGCTTTTGGAGCATTTCCAGGTAGCCTGCAGCCAGATAAAGAGCAACGCCAGGAGCTAGGACTGGCTATTCCTGCAGGAAAATGA